A DNA window from Fuerstiella sp. contains the following coding sequences:
- a CDS encoding FdhF/YdeP family oxidoreductase: MAVKQPSSGGGWKAIGYTMQLAGRVGWWKMWKALRSKNACKTCAVGMGGQLGGMVNEGGYFPEVCKKSVQAVASDMQGAIPDHFWSRYSVNQLQAMTSRQLEFCGRIVRPVILEEGATHYRPIEWAEVLQRLADRMAAAGPKRSFFYASGRSSNEAGFLLQLIARQFGTNYVNNCSYYCHQASGVGLTSSIGSGTGTIRLEDLKNVDLYILIGANPSSNHPRLMRSLMEIRRRGGNVIVVNPVKELGLRNFRVPSDVRSLIFGSPIASSYVQPHIGGDLAMLSGVCREILERGAEDQQFIDRHTLGFDEFRRSIESLAWEDIERLSGLSQVQIREFTDQYLAAKNVVFGWCMGITHHLHGTNNVQMIANTALLRGMIGRRDAGMMPIRGHSNVQGLGSVGVTPALKQSMLENLETKLGITVPKSPGYDTMRCMQAAHAGEMDFSLCLGGNLYASNPDLQYAAGALNSIGTVCYLSTTLNTGHAWGLGKQTMILPVLPRDEESQPTTQESMFSYVRLSDGGPARFQGPRSEVSILAEIAHKVFGHNSKVDFETLKSHAAIRELIGELVPGYEEMRGIDESKQEFHVRGRTPVDYKFSTESGRASFNSVPLPEPRCQDNELRLMTVRSEGQFNSVVYEEEDLYRGQERRDVVLMNQDDMNARGLENNQQVRVASSAGEIRYCHVREYDVRAGNVLMYYPEANTLVPHAVDPLSKTPGFKGVPVKVSPEKPV; this comes from the coding sequence ATGGCTGTGAAACAACCCTCCAGCGGTGGCGGATGGAAGGCAATCGGCTACACAATGCAACTGGCCGGCCGAGTCGGCTGGTGGAAGATGTGGAAGGCTCTGCGGTCGAAAAATGCCTGTAAGACCTGCGCTGTCGGTATGGGCGGCCAGCTCGGCGGCATGGTCAACGAGGGCGGATATTTTCCGGAAGTGTGCAAGAAATCGGTGCAGGCAGTGGCGTCCGATATGCAGGGAGCCATCCCTGATCATTTCTGGAGCCGGTACAGTGTCAATCAGCTTCAGGCGATGACATCGCGACAACTGGAGTTTTGTGGACGAATCGTTCGACCAGTCATCCTGGAAGAGGGGGCAACTCATTATCGACCCATTGAATGGGCCGAAGTTCTGCAGCGACTTGCTGATCGTATGGCTGCTGCCGGTCCGAAACGAAGTTTCTTTTACGCCAGTGGCCGTTCCAGCAATGAAGCCGGATTTTTACTGCAACTGATCGCCAGGCAGTTTGGGACTAATTATGTCAACAACTGTTCCTATTACTGTCACCAGGCCAGCGGAGTTGGACTGACCAGCAGTATCGGTTCCGGCACCGGCACGATTCGTCTCGAAGACCTCAAAAACGTTGACCTGTACATACTCATCGGAGCTAATCCGTCATCCAATCATCCGCGACTCATGCGGTCATTGATGGAAATCCGCCGTCGTGGCGGCAATGTGATTGTGGTCAATCCGGTGAAGGAATTGGGCCTGCGGAATTTCCGGGTTCCCAGTGACGTCCGCAGCCTGATATTTGGTTCACCCATCGCCAGTTCGTACGTACAGCCCCATATTGGCGGTGATCTGGCCATGCTGTCCGGCGTCTGCCGTGAGATTTTGGAACGCGGGGCAGAGGATCAGCAGTTCATCGATCGCCACACGCTTGGATTCGATGAATTTCGGCGATCGATAGAATCTCTCGCCTGGGAAGATATCGAACGGTTGAGCGGTTTGAGTCAGGTACAGATTCGCGAGTTCACGGATCAGTACCTTGCGGCAAAGAATGTTGTCTTCGGCTGGTGCATGGGAATCACTCATCATCTGCACGGTACCAACAATGTGCAGATGATCGCAAATACCGCACTACTGCGAGGAATGATCGGACGACGCGACGCCGGGATGATGCCCATACGCGGTCACAGTAATGTGCAGGGACTGGGCTCGGTGGGAGTCACTCCTGCGCTGAAACAATCGATGCTGGAAAACCTCGAAACAAAACTCGGGATCACTGTGCCGAAGTCACCCGGCTACGACACAATGCGGTGCATGCAGGCTGCACATGCCGGGGAAATGGATTTTTCGCTGTGTCTTGGCGGAAACCTGTACGCCAGCAACCCGGATCTGCAGTACGCCGCAGGAGCCTTGAATTCGATCGGCACCGTGTGCTACCTGTCGACGACGCTCAATACAGGTCATGCCTGGGGGCTGGGGAAGCAAACAATGATTCTCCCGGTGCTTCCACGTGACGAAGAATCTCAACCGACCACTCAGGAATCAATGTTCAGCTATGTACGTCTGAGTGACGGTGGCCCCGCACGTTTTCAGGGTCCACGCAGTGAAGTGTCGATCCTTGCAGAGATCGCACACAAAGTATTCGGACACAACAGTAAGGTGGATTTCGAAACTCTGAAAAGTCACGCAGCCATCAGAGAACTGATCGGGGAACTGGTGCCCGGCTATGAAGAAATGCGGGGAATCGATGAGTCGAAGCAGGAATTCCACGTTAGAGGTCGCACACCGGTGGACTACAAATTCTCCACAGAATCGGGCAGAGCATCGTTTAATTCGGTGCCGCTGCCCGAACCACGATGTCAGGACAACGAGCTAAGACTGATGACAGTGCGTTCGGAAGGTCAGTTCAACAGTGTTGTCTACGAGGAAGAAGATCTCTACCGAGGCCAGGAGAGACGTGATGTTGTGCTCATGAATCAAGACGACATGAATGCACGCGGCCTGGAAAACAACCAGCAGGTGCGAGTCGCCAGTTCTGCGGGAGAGATCCGTTACTGTCATGTTCGTGAATATGACGTACGGGCAGGCAACGTACTCATGTATTATCCGGAGGCCAATACACTCGTCCCGCATGCAGTGGACCCTCTGTCAAAGACACCCGGCTTCAAGGGGGTTCCTGTCAAAGTTAGTCCGGAAAAACCTGTATGA
- a CDS encoding phosphatidylcholine/phosphatidylserine synthase: MDSERISERGRRRRKVFAVFPTLLTLGNAVCGFGAIMILARVGPTISADVLKMIEPADTQSFVKEQVGIFAEQMVLASWLIFLAMLFDALDGSAARLTNQTSEFGAQLDSLCDVVSFGVAPAFLMLKLTHPNNQLMPSVAVPQFQFEFWPRFLSAFATLFVLCAVMRLARFNTETDEEDLHEGFSGLPSPAAAGVIASMPIGIKGLNDLLAEDVSRWSAFVSGYVLPALAVLLPFITLGTALLMVSRIRYPHLFNQLVRGSQGRRQIVTIVVLAVLVFTVHEVAIPILFCWFAFTAPARALWIRYLRQWLPGRLSSGQVMN, from the coding sequence GTGGATTCGGAACGAATTTCAGAACGCGGTCGACGTCGTCGAAAAGTCTTTGCGGTGTTTCCCACGTTGCTGACGCTGGGTAATGCTGTGTGTGGATTTGGTGCGATTATGATTCTGGCACGCGTTGGCCCAACGATTTCAGCGGACGTTCTGAAAATGATTGAGCCCGCAGACACGCAAAGTTTCGTGAAAGAACAAGTAGGGATCTTTGCAGAGCAAATGGTGTTGGCTTCATGGCTGATCTTTCTGGCGATGCTGTTTGATGCACTTGACGGCAGTGCTGCCCGGCTCACCAATCAGACAAGTGAATTTGGCGCTCAGCTAGACAGTCTGTGTGATGTGGTCAGTTTTGGTGTGGCGCCGGCGTTTCTTATGCTCAAATTGACCCATCCCAACAACCAACTGATGCCATCCGTGGCAGTACCACAGTTTCAGTTTGAATTCTGGCCCAGATTCCTTTCCGCGTTTGCCACGCTGTTCGTACTGTGTGCCGTCATGCGTCTGGCACGATTCAACACAGAAACTGACGAGGAAGATTTGCATGAGGGGTTCAGTGGTCTGCCTTCGCCCGCCGCGGCAGGAGTCATCGCCTCAATGCCCATTGGAATTAAGGGACTGAACGATCTTTTGGCTGAAGACGTCTCGCGATGGTCAGCGTTTGTCAGTGGTTATGTTCTGCCCGCACTGGCTGTTCTGCTGCCCTTTATAACGTTGGGGACGGCCTTGCTGATGGTTAGTCGAATCCGCTATCCACATCTCTTCAATCAGCTGGTGCGAGGAAGTCAGGGCCGTCGTCAAATCGTAACAATTGTTGTTCTTGCAGTTCTGGTCTTTACTGTTCACGAAGTCGCCATTCCCATTTTGTTCTGCTGGTTTGCGTTTACAGCTCCGGCCAGGGCTCTCTGGATTCGCTATCTTCGACAGTGGCTTCCAGGTCGTCTGAGTTCCGGTCAGGTGATGAACTGA
- the gap gene encoding type I glyceraldehyde-3-phosphate dehydrogenase, with translation MSRPSVKVGINGFGRIGRITLRALIARQKCDKRQADIEVVAINDLGATAALANLFKYDSAQGRFDGDVHVSGDDLVVNGSTIRICAERDPGNLPWKDLGVDIALESTGFFTSRAAEGRPGFDSHISAGAGKVVISAPAKGEDLTVVCGVNDDQLTADHRCISNASCTTNSLAPMVKVLHENFGGVQHGLITTCHAYTNDQKVADQLHSDPRRSRAAAVNIIPTSTGAAKAVGKVFPVVDGKLTGMSLRVPVVTGSVTDLTAIVGKDTTAKEINDAVKAAAEDGLSGILEYSEDPLVSSDIIGNTHSCIFDSGFTTVMAGNMVKVLGWYDNEYGYSCRTVELIEKLAVL, from the coding sequence ATGTCACGTCCGTCAGTTAAAGTTGGCATCAACGGCTTTGGCCGTATTGGTCGTATTACACTTCGTGCCCTGATCGCTCGGCAGAAGTGTGACAAACGGCAGGCTGATATCGAAGTGGTGGCAATCAATGACCTTGGTGCAACCGCAGCACTGGCTAATCTGTTTAAGTATGACAGTGCTCAGGGACGTTTCGATGGCGATGTTCACGTCAGCGGGGATGACCTGGTTGTGAACGGCAGCACCATCAGAATCTGCGCAGAACGAGATCCTGGAAATCTGCCGTGGAAAGATCTGGGCGTTGATATTGCTCTGGAGTCGACCGGATTCTTCACCAGCCGGGCGGCGGAAGGCAGGCCGGGATTTGATTCACACATCAGCGCAGGTGCGGGTAAGGTCGTCATCTCTGCTCCGGCCAAAGGAGAAGATCTCACCGTTGTCTGTGGTGTCAACGACGATCAACTAACGGCCGATCACAGGTGCATCTCAAATGCGAGCTGCACGACCAACAGTCTGGCTCCCATGGTCAAAGTCCTTCATGAGAATTTTGGCGGCGTTCAGCACGGTCTGATTACAACATGCCACGCTTATACAAATGACCAAAAAGTGGCAGATCAACTGCACTCCGATCCCCGTCGATCGCGGGCGGCTGCCGTCAATATTATTCCCACGTCAACTGGCGCCGCAAAAGCTGTTGGCAAAGTCTTTCCTGTGGTAGATGGCAAATTAACGGGAATGTCACTGCGAGTTCCTGTTGTGACAGGCAGCGTAACGGACCTCACCGCAATCGTTGGAAAAGACACAACAGCGAAAGAGATCAACGATGCCGTCAAAGCTGCTGCCGAAGATGGCCTCAGTGGGATCCTGGAATATTCAGAAGATCCACTCGTCTCCAGCGACATCATTGGCAATACCCACAGCTGTATTTTTGACTCGGGCTTTACCACTGTGATGGCAGGTAACATGGTCAAGGTACTGGGCTGGTACGATAACGAATACGGCTATTCGTGCCGTACTGTTGAACTGATTGAAAAGCTGGCGGTTCTCTGA